The following proteins are encoded in a genomic region of Rhodoferax aquaticus:
- a CDS encoding peptidoglycan D,D-transpeptidase FtsI family protein: MSRSIQYTSSPLLASRTPVWRSKLLVGALALAFFGLAARAAYIQVIANDFFLHQGEARFARTLELPANRGRILDRNGLILASSVPAPSIWAIPEDVNLDKAELAKLAKLLEMSVQDLSKKLEDEDKSFVWLKRQVSEATGKEIAAMALKGVYQRKEYKREYPEGESAVHVVGFTNIEDKGQEGVELSFNKELSGRSGSRRVIKDRLGRVVEDVGEQIPPMEGKDLQLSIDSKMQFFAYQKLRDAVLLNKAKAGSVVVLDAVTGEVLALANYPSYAPDKRQNLTGGQLRNRALTDTFEPGSVMKPFTVGLALETGRVKPSTIIDTAPGTITITGATIRDAHPHGALTVDQVIQVSSNVGTTKIAMQMQPSEMWQAFSSAGFGQKPQIEFPGAVSGKLRPAKTWRPIEQATMSYGYGLSASLFQMARSYTVFSHDGELIPATLLKSNQAAVGVPVFSADTAVKVRNMLKMAAGPGGTAPQAQTIGYSVGGKSGTAYKQVGKGYGSDGNRKYRSWFVGMAPIEQPRVIVAVMIDEPTAGKYYGGAVAGPVFSETVQQTLRLMGVQPDIAVRPMVVTQAEEESF, translated from the coding sequence GTGAGTCGCAGCATTCAATACACATCCAGCCCTTTGTTGGCAAGTCGCACCCCGGTTTGGCGTAGCAAGCTGCTTGTGGGAGCCTTGGCGCTTGCGTTTTTTGGGTTGGCGGCACGGGCGGCTTACATCCAGGTCATCGCCAACGACTTCTTTTTGCATCAAGGTGAGGCACGCTTTGCGCGCACCCTAGAACTCCCCGCTAACCGTGGACGCATTCTGGACCGCAATGGCCTGATCTTGGCATCCAGTGTGCCAGCGCCCAGCATTTGGGCCATTCCTGAAGACGTCAACCTTGATAAGGCTGAGTTGGCCAAATTGGCTAAGTTGTTGGAGATGTCGGTTCAGGACTTGTCCAAGAAGTTAGAGGATGAAGACAAATCGTTCGTATGGTTGAAGCGCCAAGTCAGTGAAGCAACAGGTAAAGAGATTGCGGCAATGGCGCTGAAGGGTGTGTATCAGCGCAAAGAATACAAGCGCGAGTACCCTGAAGGCGAGTCAGCCGTGCATGTCGTGGGATTCACTAACATTGAAGACAAAGGTCAAGAGGGTGTTGAGCTGTCCTTCAATAAAGAGTTGTCTGGTCGCAGTGGCTCCCGTCGCGTCATTAAAGACCGCTTGGGCAGAGTTGTAGAAGATGTGGGTGAGCAAATTCCCCCGATGGAAGGCAAAGATCTACAGCTCAGCATCGACAGCAAGATGCAGTTTTTCGCTTACCAAAAACTGCGGGATGCAGTGCTGCTGAATAAGGCAAAGGCAGGCAGCGTAGTGGTGTTAGATGCCGTAACTGGCGAAGTATTGGCGTTGGCCAACTACCCAAGCTACGCGCCCGACAAGCGCCAAAACCTCACCGGAGGGCAACTGCGCAACCGAGCGTTGACTGATACGTTTGAGCCGGGCTCTGTGATGAAGCCCTTTACAGTCGGACTGGCCCTTGAGACAGGCCGTGTGAAGCCATCCACCATTATTGATACCGCGCCAGGCACTATCACTATCACGGGGGCCACGATTCGTGATGCGCATCCGCACGGGGCGCTGACTGTCGACCAAGTGATTCAAGTTTCTAGTAACGTGGGCACTACCAAAATTGCGATGCAAATGCAGCCCAGTGAAATGTGGCAAGCATTCTCCTCGGCAGGCTTCGGGCAGAAGCCTCAAATTGAGTTCCCCGGCGCGGTGTCGGGCAAACTGCGACCTGCCAAGACTTGGCGTCCGATCGAGCAGGCCACTATGTCTTATGGCTACGGTTTGTCTGCGTCCCTGTTTCAGATGGCACGCTCATACACCGTGTTCTCCCATGATGGCGAGTTGATTCCGGCAACTTTGCTGAAAAGCAATCAAGCAGCAGTGGGTGTCCCTGTCTTCAGCGCCGATACGGCGGTCAAAGTGCGCAACATGCTCAAGATGGCTGCAGGCCCTGGTGGTACCGCGCCCCAAGCCCAAACGATTGGTTATTCTGTTGGCGGGAAGTCAGGCACGGCCTACAAACAAGTCGGCAAAGGTTACGGCAGTGACGGCAACCGCAAGTACCGCAGTTGGTTCGTGGGGATGGCCCCGATTGAGCAACCCCGCGTTATCGTGGCCGTCATGATCGATGAGCCAACCGCTGGTAAGTACTACGGCGGCGCAGTCGCAGGCCCAGTGTTTAGCGAGACCGTGCAACAGACCCTGCGCTTGATGGGCGTACAGCCAGATATCGCGGTTCGGCCTATGGTGGTGACACAGGCAGAAGAGGAGAGCTTCTAA
- the murF gene encoding bifunctional UDP-N-acetylmuramoyl-L-alanyl-D-glutamate--2,6-diaminopimelate ligase MurE/UDP-N-acetylmuramoyl-tripeptide--D-alanyl-D-alanine ligase MurF → MPLLSTPLAAAQWLRTLGARTLTSDSRKVVPGAGFIAWPGAVSDGRQYVRQALELGAVACVVESAGAHQFDLAIDGVATLDNLKSHTGRLAAEFYGNPSAELAVIAVTGTNGKTSSAWWLAQALSALQGEHATPCGMIGTLGVGRPPAIGDEPMVGADSVLSTGLTTPDPVVLQHTLREFASNGLRACAIEASSIGIEEQRLAGCTVRVAVFTNFTQDHLDYHASMEAYWTAKAKLFGWPGLESAVINVDDAKGVELVARLAGSGLDVWSVSTRKPARLRAQNIQYGHEGLSFDVVEGVLSVHVATHLIGDYNVSNLLGVIGAMRCLGVPLQQATEVCSGLRPVPGRMECLGSAAQPMVAVDYAHTPDALGQALAALRPLAQARGGRLWCVFGCGGDRDASKRPLMGAIAAQQADQVVVTSDNPRSERPESIIAQILVGVPHNPLVSVQTDRALAIAQTIAQASAQDVILVAGKGHEDYQDIAHVKHPFSDREHAQSALIARERGMASPALDPLMTLAFAAELLPGSVLVGDPETVVYRVHTDTRSIAVGDLFVALQGERFDANAFLQQAKDQGAAAVICQAGMAASSYPQGLARLEVADTKLALSELATKWRARFNFPVIAVTGSNGKTTVTQMVAAILEAHSPQGGSLATLGNYNNDIGVPLTLLRLRANHSIAVVELGMNHPGEIAVLAAMARPTVALVNNAQREHLEFMHSVQAVAQENGQVLAALPVDGVAIFPSDDAYAAVWHSLAAPRQTLTFAAEGPSSSASLCVQSAHWQDGAWEVHASGFGVDLRFRLAIAGRHNVKNALAAAACALAAGVRKEAVVAGLQAFVPVKGRSRALSVRVSGRLVTLVDDSYNANPDSVRAAIDVLAELPGPRLLVLGDMGEVGDNGPAFHAEAGQYAAQAGIEQVMTLGELSQHLAHTMPSAQHFDSMDALISGVLAALPSLGSILIKGSRFMRMERVVDAARGQVASEGGH, encoded by the coding sequence ATGCCGTTGCTGTCCACTCCACTTGCAGCAGCTCAGTGGTTGCGTACCTTGGGAGCGCGCACGCTCACTTCTGACAGTCGCAAAGTAGTGCCAGGAGCGGGCTTCATTGCGTGGCCTGGTGCCGTGTCTGATGGACGCCAGTATGTGCGGCAGGCCTTGGAACTAGGCGCAGTTGCATGTGTGGTGGAGTCTGCGGGTGCTCATCAGTTTGACCTCGCAATAGACGGCGTAGCCACACTGGACAACCTAAAGTCACACACGGGAAGACTTGCCGCTGAGTTCTATGGCAACCCATCTGCCGAACTCGCAGTCATTGCTGTCACTGGAACCAACGGTAAAACCTCCAGCGCATGGTGGCTTGCCCAGGCGTTGTCTGCATTGCAAGGGGAGCATGCCACGCCTTGCGGAATGATTGGTACCTTGGGTGTAGGCCGTCCCCCAGCTATTGGTGACGAGCCCATGGTGGGGGCTGATAGCGTGCTCAGCACCGGTTTGACCACTCCAGACCCTGTCGTGTTGCAACACACTTTGCGCGAGTTTGCGAGCAATGGCTTACGAGCTTGTGCGATTGAAGCCTCGTCCATCGGAATTGAAGAACAACGATTGGCTGGATGCACGGTTCGCGTGGCTGTCTTTACGAATTTCACACAAGACCATCTGGACTACCACGCAAGCATGGAAGCGTATTGGACTGCCAAAGCGAAGCTATTCGGGTGGCCAGGTTTGGAAAGTGCGGTCATCAATGTAGATGATGCCAAAGGCGTCGAGTTGGTAGCTCGCTTGGCGGGCAGTGGCTTGGATGTGTGGTCGGTCTCCACAAGAAAACCCGCCCGTCTAAGGGCACAAAACATCCAGTACGGGCATGAGGGATTGAGCTTCGATGTGGTCGAAGGCGTGCTTTCCGTGCATGTCGCGACGCATTTGATTGGGGACTACAACGTCTCTAATCTGCTAGGTGTGATCGGTGCAATGCGCTGCTTGGGGGTACCTTTGCAGCAAGCGACAGAGGTGTGCAGTGGACTCCGACCTGTGCCTGGCCGCATGGAGTGCTTGGGTTCAGCCGCACAGCCCATGGTCGCCGTAGACTATGCCCATACCCCGGACGCGTTAGGTCAAGCGTTAGCCGCTTTGCGGCCTTTGGCGCAGGCGCGAGGCGGGCGTCTATGGTGTGTATTTGGCTGCGGTGGCGATCGCGATGCGTCAAAAAGACCCCTTATGGGGGCGATTGCGGCCCAACAGGCGGACCAAGTGGTGGTCACCAGCGACAACCCACGTAGCGAGCGGCCTGAATCCATCATTGCCCAGATCCTTGTCGGTGTGCCGCACAACCCTTTGGTGAGTGTGCAAACTGACCGTGCTCTTGCAATTGCTCAAACCATTGCGCAAGCATCCGCACAAGACGTCATTTTGGTTGCAGGTAAGGGCCACGAGGACTACCAGGATATTGCACACGTTAAGCATCCATTTTCAGACCGTGAGCATGCGCAGTCCGCACTCATCGCACGCGAAAGAGGTATGGCGAGCCCAGCGCTAGACCCGCTCATGACGTTGGCGTTCGCTGCCGAGTTGTTGCCCGGCAGCGTACTCGTGGGAGACCCCGAAACGGTGGTCTACCGTGTCCACACGGACACCCGTAGCATTGCAGTAGGTGATCTCTTTGTTGCACTCCAGGGTGAGCGCTTTGACGCCAATGCCTTCTTGCAACAAGCAAAAGACCAAGGCGCAGCAGCCGTCATCTGCCAGGCTGGCATGGCCGCTAGTTCGTATCCCCAAGGCTTGGCACGTCTGGAAGTCGCCGACACCAAACTGGCGTTGTCTGAGTTGGCAACCAAGTGGCGTGCACGCTTCAACTTTCCTGTCATTGCAGTTACGGGCAGTAATGGCAAAACCACGGTCACGCAAATGGTGGCCGCTATTTTGGAGGCGCACAGCCCCCAAGGCGGCTCATTGGCTACGCTCGGGAATTACAACAATGACATCGGCGTGCCGCTTACGTTGCTGCGACTGCGTGCCAACCACAGCATAGCGGTGGTGGAACTGGGCATGAACCACCCCGGCGAAATAGCGGTGCTCGCGGCTATGGCTAGGCCCACAGTGGCTTTGGTCAACAACGCACAACGCGAGCACCTTGAGTTCATGCACAGCGTGCAGGCTGTCGCGCAAGAGAATGGACAAGTTTTAGCCGCATTACCAGTTGATGGGGTTGCAATTTTCCCTAGCGATGACGCGTATGCAGCGGTCTGGCACAGCTTGGCGGCACCGCGCCAAACTCTCACGTTTGCCGCGGAGGGGCCATCCTCATCAGCAAGCCTGTGTGTGCAAAGCGCCCACTGGCAAGATGGCGCTTGGGAAGTCCATGCGTCCGGTTTCGGCGTAGACCTGCGCTTTAGGCTCGCAATCGCCGGCCGTCATAACGTCAAAAACGCTTTGGCAGCAGCTGCGTGTGCTCTGGCCGCTGGCGTGCGCAAAGAAGCTGTCGTGGCTGGGCTCCAAGCCTTTGTTCCCGTCAAGGGACGCTCACGGGCTTTGTCTGTTCGGGTGTCAGGGCGGCTGGTCACCTTGGTGGACGATAGCTACAACGCCAATCCTGATTCGGTGCGCGCGGCCATCGATGTACTTGCTGAGTTGCCCGGCCCGCGTTTGCTGGTGTTGGGTGATATGGGTGAGGTGGGCGATAACGGCCCCGCCTTTCATGCGGAAGCGGGCCAGTACGCCGCGCAGGCGGGTATTGAGCAAGTGATGACCTTGGGCGAGCTGTCTCAACACCTTGCACACACGATGCCGAGCGCGCAGCACTTCGACTCCATGGATGCATTGATTAGCGGCGTACTTGCTGCACTCCCTAGCTTGGGCAGCATATTGATCAAGGGTTCACGCTTTATGCGCATGGAGCGGGTCGTAGATGCCGCGCGTGGACAGGTTGCCAGCGAAGGAGGGCATTGA
- the mraY gene encoding phospho-N-acetylmuramoyl-pentapeptide-transferase produces MLLALAQWLQGLSPEFGFFRVFQYLTFRAVMAALTALLIGLAAGPAVIRRLRELKIGQPIRGYGMETHLSKSGTPTMGGVLILLAITVSTLLWADLSNRFIWIVLVVTLASGAIGWVDDWRKVVNKDPEGMRSREKYFWQSVIGLLAALYLVFSISESSNLKVMELFINWVGSGFDVNLPPKAGLLLPFIKEVSYPLGVLGFVILTYLVIVGSSNAVNLTDGLDGLAIMPVVMVGSALGVFAYVAGSSVYSKYLFFPHIPGAGELLIFCSAMAGAGLAFLWFNTHPAQVFMGDVGALALGAALGTIAVIVRQEIVLAIMGGIFVAEALSVMLQVMYFKYTRKKYGEGRRLLKMAPLHHHFEKSGWKETQVVVRFWIITMLLCLVGLSTLKLR; encoded by the coding sequence ATGTTGTTAGCGTTGGCGCAGTGGCTGCAAGGCTTGTCGCCTGAGTTCGGTTTTTTCCGGGTCTTTCAGTACCTGACGTTTCGTGCCGTGATGGCGGCCTTGACCGCATTGCTGATCGGACTGGCCGCTGGACCCGCGGTGATACGCCGCTTACGGGAACTCAAAATTGGCCAACCCATACGCGGCTATGGCATGGAAACCCACTTAAGCAAAAGTGGCACACCCACCATGGGTGGCGTGTTGATCTTGCTGGCCATCACGGTGTCCACCTTGCTATGGGCAGACTTGAGCAACCGGTTCATTTGGATTGTCTTGGTGGTCACCTTGGCGTCTGGTGCGATCGGCTGGGTGGATGACTGGCGTAAGGTGGTCAACAAGGACCCCGAAGGCATGCGTTCGCGCGAGAAGTATTTTTGGCAATCTGTGATTGGCCTGTTGGCGGCCCTGTACCTTGTGTTCAGTATCTCGGAAAGTTCCAACCTCAAGGTCATGGAACTCTTCATCAACTGGGTGGGGTCTGGTTTTGACGTGAACCTGCCTCCCAAAGCAGGCCTGTTGCTGCCCTTTATCAAAGAAGTGAGCTACCCCCTGGGGGTTTTGGGCTTTGTGATCCTGACGTATTTGGTCATTGTGGGTTCTAGCAATGCCGTGAATTTGACGGATGGGCTGGATGGCTTGGCCATCATGCCCGTGGTGATGGTGGGATCTGCGCTAGGTGTGTTTGCGTATGTCGCCGGCAGTTCGGTGTACTCCAAGTATCTGTTCTTCCCGCATATCCCGGGCGCAGGTGAGTTGTTGATCTTTTGCTCGGCCATGGCGGGTGCCGGTTTGGCTTTCTTGTGGTTCAACACCCACCCTGCGCAAGTGTTCATGGGGGATGTCGGTGCCTTGGCCTTAGGTGCTGCGCTGGGCACGATTGCTGTCATCGTCCGTCAAGAGATCGTTCTGGCCATCATGGGGGGCATCTTTGTAGCGGAAGCCTTGTCAGTGATGCTGCAAGTCATGTACTTCAAGTACACCCGCAAAAAATACGGCGAAGGCCGCCGTCTCCTGAAGATGGCGCCCTTGCACCACCACTTTGAAAAGTCCGGGTGGAAAGAAACCCAGGTGGTTGTGCGCTTCTGGATCATCACCATGCTCTTGTGTTTGGTGGGTCTTTCAACCCTGAAGCTGAGGTAA
- the murD gene encoding UDP-N-acetylmuramoyl-L-alanine--D-glutamate ligase has translation MNQLQGQNVVILGLGASGLAMARWCARLGAQVTVADTREAPPQLPVLRELLPHVRFVSGPFDAALVVGTEIRAVFKSPGLSPQETLPVMQAATEAGLWIGGELSLFQQALLQLKEDKQYAPKVLAITGTNGKTTVTSLTRHLLAWAGKSVAMAGNIGPTLLDTLAQAMDADQLPDVWVLELSSFQLDIDAKFEPTAAAVLNVSQDHLDWHGSLAAYAAAKARIFGRDGLMVLNREDPLVMAMLPEPVRVKLQRPVERAYQTFGTDMPRRPGDFGLEEVNGMAWLVRALESDETRKKRKDDEEELHIQRLMPADALRIRGRHNASNALAALALCGAAGCALAPILFGLREYHGEPHRVEPIGIIHGVEFFDDSKGTNVGATAAALRGLGEERKLVVILGGEGKGQDFSPLAAPLERYARAVVLIGRDAPLIRAALGNVGLPMQDAATMEAAVAIANQRAHAGDAVLMSPACASFDMFDNYEHRAQVFCAAVKDLALDAGVDMESLA, from the coding sequence GTGAACCAGCTGCAAGGGCAAAACGTTGTGATTCTTGGCCTTGGCGCATCGGGCTTGGCCATGGCCCGGTGGTGCGCACGTTTGGGGGCGCAAGTCACAGTGGCTGACACACGCGAAGCGCCCCCACAGTTGCCTGTGTTGCGCGAACTTTTGCCCCACGTGCGCTTTGTGTCCGGACCGTTTGACGCCGCCCTGGTCGTCGGCACTGAGATTCGTGCTGTATTCAAGAGCCCAGGACTATCGCCTCAAGAAACCTTGCCGGTCATGCAGGCTGCCACTGAAGCTGGCTTGTGGATTGGCGGTGAGTTGAGCCTCTTTCAGCAAGCCCTGCTTCAGTTGAAGGAAGACAAGCAGTACGCGCCAAAGGTCTTGGCAATTACAGGTACCAACGGCAAGACGACGGTGACTTCCTTGACCCGCCATTTGCTGGCTTGGGCAGGCAAGTCTGTGGCTATGGCCGGCAATATTGGCCCGACCTTGTTGGACACCTTGGCGCAAGCGATGGATGCTGATCAGTTGCCTGACGTATGGGTGCTGGAGCTTTCTAGCTTTCAACTCGATATTGACGCCAAGTTCGAGCCTACCGCCGCCGCAGTGCTCAACGTCAGCCAAGACCATTTGGACTGGCACGGAAGCCTTGCTGCGTATGCCGCAGCCAAAGCACGCATTTTTGGACGTGATGGACTGATGGTGTTGAACCGAGAAGATCCCTTGGTCATGGCCATGTTGCCGGAGCCGGTGCGCGTCAAGCTGCAGCGTCCCGTGGAGCGGGCGTATCAGACCTTTGGCACTGACATGCCACGCAGGCCCGGAGACTTCGGTTTGGAAGAAGTCAATGGCATGGCGTGGCTGGTGCGCGCCTTGGAGTCGGATGAAACGCGCAAGAAGCGCAAAGACGATGAAGAAGAGCTGCATATTCAACGCCTGATGCCTGCAGACGCCTTGCGCATACGCGGGCGCCACAACGCCAGCAATGCGTTGGCTGCCCTGGCGCTGTGCGGCGCTGCGGGATGCGCGCTGGCACCTATTTTGTTTGGCTTGCGTGAGTACCACGGAGAGCCACACCGTGTGGAGCCGATTGGCATCATCCATGGTGTCGAGTTTTTTGACGACAGCAAGGGCACCAATGTCGGCGCCACCGCCGCAGCACTGCGAGGCCTCGGCGAGGAACGCAAGCTGGTCGTGATACTGGGTGGAGAGGGCAAGGGCCAAGACTTCTCCCCCTTGGCTGCGCCGCTTGAGCGTTACGCGCGCGCTGTGGTGTTGATTGGTCGCGATGCGCCATTGATTCGTGCAGCACTCGGCAATGTGGGTCTGCCCATGCAGGATGCCGCGACCATGGAGGCCGCAGTGGCTATCGCCAACCAACGTGCCCACGCAGGCGATGCCGTGTTGATGTCACCCGCTTGCGCAAGCTTTGACATGTTTGACAACTATGAGCACCGGGCCCAAGTGTTTTGCGCAGCGGTGAAAGACTTGGCTTTGGACGCTGGGGTTGACATGGAGAGCCTTGCATGA
- the ftsW gene encoding putative lipid II flippase FtsW — protein sequence MSLSVQSLSAWFTSKWAPAAAALPVRLGARGTLTAPSASDSARGVDQTLIWVVVALLLWGIVMVYSASIAMPDNPKFSNYTHTYFLTRHAISIGVAFVAALMAFQVPVQTWEKVAPWLLVVSLVLLIVVLIPFIGKGVNGARRWISLGVLNFQPSELAKFAVLLYASDYMVRKMEVKERFFRAVMPMAIAVAVVGLLLLAEPDMGGFMVIAVIAMGILFLGGVNARMFFLIGAILVIAFSLMIAMSEWRRDRIFAYLDPWNDKYALGKGYQLSHSLIAIGRGEVFGVGLGGSIEKLHWLPEAHTDFLLAVIGEEFGLVGVVFVIGLFLWLTRRIMHIGRQAIALDRVFAGLVAQGVGIWMGFQSFINMGVNLGALPTKGLTLPLMSYGGSAILINLVAIAVVLRIDYENRQLMHGGRV from the coding sequence ATGAGCCTGTCTGTGCAGTCCTTGTCCGCGTGGTTCACCAGCAAATGGGCGCCTGCAGCCGCAGCCTTGCCTGTGCGCCTGGGTGCCCGAGGGACTCTGACTGCACCTAGCGCATCTGACAGCGCGCGGGGTGTGGACCAAACCCTGATCTGGGTGGTTGTAGCCCTCTTGCTTTGGGGCATTGTGATGGTGTACTCCGCATCCATTGCCATGCCAGATAACCCTAAGTTTTCCAATTACACCCATACGTATTTTTTGACCCGCCATGCCATTTCGATTGGGGTGGCCTTCGTTGCGGCGCTGATGGCTTTCCAGGTGCCGGTGCAAACCTGGGAAAAAGTAGCTCCTTGGCTGCTGGTCGTGTCTTTGGTCTTACTCATTGTGGTGCTCATTCCCTTCATCGGTAAGGGGGTCAACGGAGCCCGCCGCTGGATCTCGCTTGGGGTACTGAACTTTCAGCCTTCAGAGCTTGCCAAGTTTGCTGTGCTTTTGTATGCCTCGGACTACATGGTCCGCAAAATGGAAGTCAAAGAGCGGTTCTTCCGTGCGGTGATGCCCATGGCCATTGCCGTCGCGGTGGTCGGGCTTTTGCTCCTGGCCGAGCCCGATATGGGCGGCTTCATGGTCATTGCCGTGATCGCCATGGGCATCTTGTTCTTGGGTGGTGTCAATGCTCGGATGTTCTTCTTGATTGGAGCCATTTTGGTCATTGCCTTCAGCCTCATGATCGCCATGAGCGAGTGGCGCCGGGACCGTATCTTTGCGTACCTCGATCCATGGAACGACAAATACGCATTGGGCAAGGGTTACCAACTGTCTCACTCCCTGATTGCGATTGGCCGGGGTGAGGTGTTTGGCGTGGGCCTTGGCGGCAGTATCGAGAAGCTGCACTGGTTGCCCGAAGCACACACCGACTTCCTGCTAGCCGTTATCGGTGAAGAGTTTGGGCTTGTGGGGGTCGTGTTCGTGATCGGCCTGTTCCTATGGCTGACCCGACGCATCATGCACATCGGGCGTCAAGCGATTGCCCTGGACCGGGTGTTTGCCGGTTTGGTGGCGCAAGGCGTGGGCATTTGGATGGGATTTCAATCCTTCATCAACATGGGAGTGAACCTAGGCGCTTTGCCTACCAAAGGTCTGACGCTTCCGCTGATGAGTTACGGCGGGTCGGCCATTTTGATTAACCTGGTCGCCATTGCCGTTGTTTTACGCATTGATTACGAGAACCGACAGCTCATGCATGGAGGTCGCGTATGA
- the murG gene encoding undecaprenyldiphospho-muramoylpentapeptide beta-N-acetylglucosaminyltransferase, producing the protein MSTKIPCALVMAGGTGGHIFPGLAVAKALRDKGWRVHWLGAPNSMESRLVPPQGFTLETVDFSGVRGKGVKTLLMLPIRLLRAFTQSVQVLQRVRPDVVIGLGGYISLPGGLMAVAMGKPLVLHEQNSIAGLSNKVLARLAKRVFAAFPGTMAQAQWVGNPLRSEFLLQAQPQVRFAGRSGPLRVLVVGGSLGARALNTVVPQALALIPAAARPVVIHQSGEKQLEELRANYANAGVEAELTPFIDNTAEAFAAADLVICRAGASTVTELAAVGAAALFVPFPSAVDDHQTHNARFLVAQGAGQLMPQPEFTPEVLAHMLQTTERSVLVQWALQAKTLEKTAATTAVVAACEELAL; encoded by the coding sequence ATGAGCACCAAGATACCGTGCGCACTGGTCATGGCGGGCGGCACTGGGGGGCACATCTTCCCCGGGTTGGCCGTAGCCAAAGCCTTGCGCGATAAGGGCTGGCGCGTGCACTGGTTGGGTGCTCCCAACAGCATGGAAAGCCGATTGGTGCCGCCCCAGGGCTTCACGTTGGAAACGGTGGACTTTTCCGGCGTTCGCGGCAAGGGTGTAAAGACCTTGCTCATGCTGCCGATTCGCTTGCTGCGTGCCTTCACACAAAGCGTTCAAGTGCTGCAACGGGTGCGGCCTGACGTGGTCATTGGTCTGGGTGGCTATATCTCATTGCCGGGTGGACTGATGGCGGTGGCTATGGGTAAGCCTTTGGTTTTGCATGAGCAAAACTCCATCGCCGGCTTGTCGAACAAAGTACTGGCGCGCCTGGCTAAGCGGGTTTTCGCAGCCTTTCCGGGCACCATGGCCCAAGCCCAATGGGTGGGCAACCCCCTGCGCAGCGAGTTTTTGCTTCAAGCCCAACCCCAAGTCCGGTTTGCCGGTCGCAGTGGCCCGCTTCGGGTACTCGTGGTGGGTGGCAGTTTGGGGGCGCGCGCGCTGAACACCGTGGTACCACAAGCATTGGCATTGATCCCCGCTGCCGCACGCCCCGTCGTTATTCACCAAAGCGGCGAAAAGCAACTGGAAGAACTGCGTGCCAACTACGCCAATGCGGGTGTGGAAGCTGAATTGACCCCGTTTATTGACAACACTGCAGAGGCATTCGCCGCCGCCGACTTGGTGATCTGCCGCGCAGGCGCGAGTACGGTGACCGAGTTGGCTGCCGTGGGGGCTGCTGCTCTCTTTGTACCGTTTCCGTCCGCTGTGGATGACCACCAAACGCATAACGCGCGCTTCTTGGTCGCCCAAGGTGCGGGTCAGCTTATGCCGCAGCCCGAGTTCACTCCAGAGGTGTTGGCACACATGCTACAAACAACAGAGCGCTCTGTGCTTGTCCAATGGGCGCTGCAGGCCAAAACACTTGAAAAAACGGCTGCAACCACTGCGGTGGTTGCAGCCTGCGAGGAACTCGCTTTATGA